From one bacterium genomic stretch:
- a CDS encoding T9SS type A sorting domain-containing protein, with product MRPSLTFLATFIVLAVCQTLATATPYWTEEELEAERQQARQEQSPRNIETGTRLPRTPLDEIAYFVKYRQLCDFLAGLQVTIQGQNFGGMREGEVGGDFSIIQTDNTQEAIRIWSQYAIWTGDTARYGQNIRNAWTYNINWPAWREEGGGYYAMHNCGWGFEAAFKFREAYSDTSMNWYADSCAWWVMNNPLSLNSTVNVAAQGLGIGGMYAHAVYRNRNDWRDHTFARARLIRNWFEANPSRLNNATEWALCGGTALWGVCNSLWVAYPDSGELWIDQYGTQLETWEAPSSWYHAYNTWYSNATFRCWEITGDSLYWNRGVFYADSLLAFDVDDDGGIPPGTCCISNGNDHSWVSAYMGWMGLERIISAGPIVLAEVQAQATPDPGLPLLEGDNTTLHAHIANLGTDSIECYVTADDNGNYSSVSQGFILPPGEEVTVSFPNTWQLPLVEDIALPLRVQFSLRYWAMTANPDTFEHGREISFDLRRRTNVFGTITGPLDQSTVPVHIDFYAAEYPDSIWTSVDIAAGEQYSNGNRPLLEGNNRMVITTPLRYLTETRDFVTLHDNTDPFDIWLTASDVVLIDDDSGEDYETFITSSLEENDEAVRLWDRQTSAVGDLSSVPWLIWMTGDDSENTLTSTDQQTIVNYLQTGGGVLVTGQNITDDDNTAQFLHDVFYCTQDREDTDRLRAFGLGDDPDVDGQFLLLLGSQGAANQTSPSSITPLDNATAIFINDTLTEEVCGISGVHGTGKFIFLSFGLEAASGQAGSTSRAQFLAEAKEWLTETVDANEGPRQVPHDFSLLPAYPNPFNGSVRISWIAPAGQTKTTVAVFDLLGRQVSTLFDGESRTGTNLVTWAGQNASGIPVASGTYIVRLTTPAAKLSQTVRYIR from the coding sequence ATGCGACCGTCACTTACCTTCCTTGCCACCTTCATCGTACTTGCCGTCTGCCAGACGCTGGCGACGGCCACACCTTATTGGACGGAGGAAGAACTGGAGGCGGAACGGCAGCAAGCCCGACAAGAGCAGAGTCCACGTAACATAGAAACAGGTACTCGATTACCCCGAACACCACTTGACGAGATTGCCTATTTTGTCAAATACCGGCAACTCTGTGATTTTCTGGCCGGACTTCAGGTGACGATTCAAGGTCAGAACTTCGGCGGCATGCGTGAAGGTGAGGTTGGCGGCGACTTCAGCATCATCCAAACCGACAACACACAGGAGGCCATTCGAATCTGGTCTCAATATGCGATTTGGACAGGTGACACGGCACGTTACGGCCAGAATATACGCAACGCATGGACATATAATATCAATTGGCCGGCATGGCGTGAAGAAGGCGGAGGCTACTACGCCATGCACAATTGCGGCTGGGGATTCGAAGCCGCGTTCAAATTCCGTGAAGCGTACAGCGATACCAGCATGAATTGGTACGCCGACAGCTGCGCTTGGTGGGTCATGAATAACCCGCTGAGTCTGAACTCCACGGTTAACGTCGCTGCACAGGGGCTGGGTATCGGCGGAATGTACGCTCACGCGGTCTACCGGAATCGCAATGATTGGCGCGATCATACTTTTGCCCGCGCCCGCCTGATCCGCAACTGGTTTGAAGCAAATCCCTCCCGGTTGAACAACGCCACCGAGTGGGCGTTGTGCGGCGGAACCGCGCTATGGGGCGTATGCAACTCCTTATGGGTTGCCTATCCGGATAGTGGCGAGCTGTGGATTGACCAGTATGGCACTCAGCTCGAAACATGGGAGGCTCCATCAAGCTGGTACCATGCATATAACACATGGTATTCCAACGCGACCTTTCGGTGTTGGGAGATTACCGGGGATTCGCTCTATTGGAATCGTGGAGTGTTTTACGCCGACTCGCTGCTCGCATTTGATGTGGACGATGATGGAGGTATTCCTCCCGGCACGTGTTGCATCAGCAATGGAAATGACCACTCTTGGGTAAGCGCGTACATGGGTTGGATGGGACTGGAGCGGATTATCTCCGCAGGGCCTATAGTTCTTGCGGAAGTCCAGGCGCAGGCCACTCCCGACCCCGGTTTGCCTTTGCTTGAGGGCGACAACACGACACTTCATGCACATATAGCCAATCTGGGCACCGACTCGATTGAGTGTTATGTGACCGCTGACGATAACGGAAACTACAGCTCCGTTTCGCAAGGCTTCATTTTGCCGCCCGGCGAAGAAGTGACAGTCTCTTTTCCGAATACATGGCAGCTCCCCTTGGTCGAAGATATTGCCCTTCCCTTGCGCGTACAATTCAGCCTTCGTTATTGGGCTATGACTGCTAATCCGGACACGTTCGAGCACGGGCGTGAAATCTCTTTTGACCTCCGCCGCCGGACAAATGTATTCGGAACGATTACCGGTCCGCTCGACCAATCAACGGTTCCTGTGCACATTGACTTCTATGCCGCAGAGTATCCGGATTCAATCTGGACATCAGTGGATATTGCCGCCGGTGAGCAATATTCGAACGGCAACCGACCCTTGCTGGAAGGCAATAACCGGATGGTGATCACGACACCTCTGCGTTACTTGACGGAGACCCGGGATTTTGTGACTCTGCACGACAATACCGACCCCTTTGACATTTGGTTGACCGCCTCCGATGTCGTTTTGATTGATGATGACAGCGGTGAAGATTACGAAACATTTATCACGAGTTCGCTTGAAGAAAATGACGAAGCCGTGCGCTTGTGGGACAGACAAACCTCGGCAGTCGGCGACCTCTCCTCAGTCCCGTGGCTCATCTGGATGACCGGAGATGACAGCGAAAACACGCTGACATCGACAGACCAGCAAACGATTGTGAATTACTTGCAGACCGGCGGCGGAGTCCTTGTCACAGGTCAGAACATCACGGACGATGACAACACAGCCCAATTCCTTCACGACGTCTTTTATTGTACTCAAGACCGTGAAGACACCGATAGACTTAGGGCTTTTGGCCTCGGAGATGACCCCGATGTCGACGGACAATTCCTGCTTCTTCTCGGGTCACAGGGTGCCGCAAATCAGACCAGCCCGTCGTCAATCACACCATTGGACAATGCGACGGCGATCTTCATAAATGACACTCTGACCGAGGAAGTGTGCGGTATTTCCGGTGTGCACGGAACAGGCAAGTTTATTTTCTTAAGCTTTGGTCTCGAAGCAGCATCCGGGCAAGCGGGATCGACCTCACGCGCTCAATTCCTTGCAGAAGCGAAAGAATGGCTGACTGAAACAGTTGATGCAAATGAAGGCCCGCGGCAAGTGCCGCACGATTTCTCGTTGCTGCCCGCTTATCCGAATCCGTTCAACGGGTCTGTACGCATAAGCTGGATTGCCCCCGCAGGTCAGACAAAGACAACCGTAGCGGTGTTTGACCTTCTCGGCAGGCAGGTGAGCACACTCTTTGATGGAGAGAGCCGCACCGGAACGAATCTGGTCACCTGGGCTGGACAGAACGCGTCCGGAATCCCTGTTGCCAGCGGCACCTATATCGTGAGGCTTACAACTCCGGCGGCCAAGCTGTCACAGACCGTTCGCTATATCCGCTAA
- a CDS encoding T9SS type A sorting domain-containing protein produces the protein MRPHLLLFLLVILAQDLLAATSYAPAGIAADLSSSAPLQSGRFTGWQSVRSSDNSDYALHWGTPLNVNASSVSSLASIVARELGLRAQYRLIAQNSSPTRDYLIYRELRGTLPVVGGRLNLSQNKAGQLTRVSYTSFQDWPETSGFSLPVESARDFLVANLEPAQWQLVDSQSFACWYPDAALRELRAAWWIRVAGQLPHQRNAGIVDATTGEILLEWSGIAHDVLDLSVSSPYWQPYDHSPTESAPCLYQRVLVNGNIHLTDNTGVLSVEAGNLATVTASLRGAYVEVGEHEEGNTPQKTQVYSAPFDNNSLTWTTDDASRPALNLYYHTVFIHDWVKALDNEYDALDYPMPAVANYGGNYDNAFWNGWGTYYGGGMNYGNFGMFSDVIYHEYQHGVTDGIYPDDMLPYIDQPGALNEAWSDYFACSINDDPLMGDWLTGNGQSNFRDLESSMVFPRNWVGEVHGDSPFISAPLWKIRRDLGVGYADTLAHFARYGLSELFFDYFLDVLETDDTDGNLENGTPNDDVIYDAFGRHGIGPGITPNYVIHNLIIDDSQGNNNGMVEAGESVEISFELVNDVMLFPPAATNVNLTATTEDNTISLSSSPFALGTIGPRDTVMVGPILMSIAPKLHVVTRALQTDVHKFVTGTLRDMDKIFVFHRLENNQQLNIETLPDTGIVLWLSGDNIGSGLTTNDRAVLSAHVNTGGRLVMSGKNILEGIEGSAFAQDILGVDIAGRSRIRMASVIGAPFIEGETYLLTGSGGAANQDSMTILFPLDGTTPVLRFGPAGNNVAGTVSPGTGRAMVLGFGIEAVADNNPIGNESRTEFLTRLLEWGGFPTAANPGHTPVWQPENFTLQAAYPNPFNSSVRLEYNLGAARDAKLVIFDVLGREVLSTPLSTSSSSFTWQPQSSSGVYFAVLKSERQTSSPVKLLLLR, from the coding sequence ATGCGCCCGCATCTATTGCTTTTCCTACTTGTTATCCTCGCTCAGGACCTCTTGGCCGCAACTTCATATGCTCCGGCGGGCATCGCGGCTGACTTGAGTTCCTCAGCACCCCTTCAATCAGGCCGCTTCACGGGATGGCAGTCCGTTCGTTCATCTGACAACTCAGACTACGCGCTGCACTGGGGAACTCCACTCAATGTCAATGCGAGTTCAGTTTCGTCACTCGCTTCAATCGTTGCCCGTGAACTTGGTCTTCGAGCCCAATATCGCCTGATTGCGCAAAACTCCTCGCCTACCCGTGACTACCTGATTTATCGCGAACTGCGTGGCACTCTGCCCGTTGTGGGAGGCAGACTGAACTTGTCTCAAAACAAAGCCGGACAACTTACGCGTGTCAGCTACACAAGCTTTCAGGACTGGCCCGAGACAAGCGGATTCTCTCTGCCTGTTGAATCCGCACGTGACTTCCTGGTCGCCAATCTCGAGCCCGCTCAATGGCAGCTTGTGGACAGCCAGAGCTTTGCCTGCTGGTACCCTGATGCCGCCTTGCGTGAACTCAGAGCCGCGTGGTGGATTCGCGTTGCGGGACAGTTGCCGCATCAGCGCAATGCCGGCATTGTTGATGCAACAACGGGAGAAATCTTACTTGAGTGGTCTGGCATCGCTCATGACGTGTTGGACCTTTCCGTCTCATCACCCTATTGGCAGCCTTACGATCACAGCCCGACGGAATCCGCACCCTGCCTTTACCAGCGGGTGTTGGTAAACGGTAACATCCACTTGACCGACAATACTGGTGTGCTGTCTGTCGAAGCAGGTAATCTGGCCACCGTCACCGCGTCTCTGCGCGGTGCCTATGTCGAAGTCGGGGAACATGAGGAGGGGAACACACCACAGAAAACGCAGGTCTATTCCGCGCCGTTTGATAACAATTCCCTGACATGGACCACTGACGACGCCTCGCGCCCCGCGTTAAACCTGTACTACCATACCGTATTCATTCACGATTGGGTCAAGGCACTTGACAACGAGTACGATGCGCTCGACTATCCGATGCCGGCGGTGGCCAATTACGGCGGAAACTACGACAATGCGTTCTGGAACGGTTGGGGCACCTACTACGGCGGCGGAATGAACTACGGCAACTTCGGCATGTTCAGCGATGTCATCTACCACGAATACCAGCACGGCGTGACCGATGGCATCTATCCGGACGACATGTTACCGTACATTGACCAGCCCGGTGCGCTGAATGAAGCATGGTCGGACTACTTCGCCTGCTCAATCAACGACGACCCCTTGATGGGTGATTGGCTGACTGGCAACGGACAAAGTAACTTCCGCGATCTCGAGAGCTCGATGGTTTTCCCTCGCAATTGGGTCGGGGAAGTACACGGCGACAGCCCCTTTATTTCCGCACCGCTCTGGAAAATCCGTCGTGACCTCGGCGTCGGATACGCGGATACGCTGGCTCACTTTGCGCGTTACGGATTGTCCGAACTCTTCTTTGACTATTTCCTCGATGTTCTCGAAACGGACGACACGGACGGAAATCTCGAAAACGGCACTCCCAATGACGATGTCATTTATGACGCTTTCGGCCGCCACGGAATCGGTCCGGGAATAACCCCGAATTACGTCATACATAATCTCATAATTGATGATTCACAGGGCAACAACAACGGCATGGTCGAGGCAGGCGAGTCCGTTGAGATTTCTTTTGAACTTGTGAACGACGTAATGCTCTTTCCGCCCGCGGCCACCAACGTAAACTTGACTGCCACTACGGAAGACAACACAATTTCGCTCTCGTCATCTCCGTTCGCGCTGGGCACTATCGGACCGCGCGACACCGTTATGGTCGGGCCAATCTTAATGTCGATCGCACCCAAACTTCATGTAGTCACCCGCGCGTTGCAAACGGACGTACACAAATTCGTAACCGGAACACTGCGGGACATGGACAAAATTTTCGTTTTCCATCGCCTCGAGAACAATCAGCAACTGAACATCGAGACTCTGCCCGACACGGGAATCGTTCTCTGGCTCTCAGGAGACAACATCGGCTCGGGATTGACCACGAACGACCGCGCAGTTCTTTCCGCTCATGTGAATACCGGCGGGCGGCTGGTTATGTCCGGTAAGAACATCCTGGAAGGCATTGAGGGCAGTGCCTTCGCTCAAGACATCCTCGGAGTGGATATTGCAGGGCGATCTCGCATCCGTATGGCAAGCGTCATTGGTGCTCCCTTCATCGAAGGTGAAACCTATCTCTTGACAGGATCAGGAGGAGCGGCCAATCAAGACAGCATGACAATTCTCTTTCCGCTTGATGGCACAACTCCGGTGTTGCGGTTTGGCCCTGCCGGTAACAACGTCGCAGGTACAGTCAGTCCCGGAACAGGACGGGCGATGGTGCTTGGATTCGGCATTGAGGCCGTCGCGGACAATAACCCCATTGGAAATGAATCGCGCACGGAATTTCTGACTCGCCTGTTGGAATGGGGCGGTTTCCCGACCGCAGCCAACCCCGGGCACACTCCCGTGTGGCAGCCGGAGAACTTCACTTTGCAGGCCGCCTATCCCAACCCGTTCAATAGTTCTGTCAGATTGGAGTACAATCTTGGTGCCGCGCGCGATGCCAAACTTGTCATTTTTGATGTGCTTGGTCGCGAGGTCCTGTCAACTCCGTTGAGCACCTCTTCATCTTCCT
- a CDS encoding MFS transporter, with amino-acid sequence MSSLFSFSRRNRGQVLAWATYDFGNSAFATTILAVIFNKYYAGVVAGGTAGTNILGAQVPGATVFSFFVSASMVLVAILGPVLSAFSDLGHLKRRMLLLHTSLGVMATAMLATIGPGEWLIGGLWFTVAQYGFAGSAIFYNAMLLDIAEPQDFAKVSSIGWAWGYLGGGLLLAVNLAMLQHPGMLGFADGTFTVQHCFLSAAVWWAVFTIPVAIAVPGVGTGPRADIRHALQALRQSIRHLNQLPNFTRFFFAYLLYNDGIETVIVMASIFGDQELGLSTAELVMFFLMVQGIAFIGSILFGIIANKLDNRRAVLIGVAVWSIIALWGWQLGWMGDARQEYWYLGILAGLVMGGTQAASRSLQAVLIPPRQSAEFFSFFAISGKFASAVGPAIFGLAVWVTGSLRTGMLSLLVFFVLGAWLLWSVSENKGRAEALAFEPVRENKSS; translated from the coding sequence GTGAGCAGTCTATTTTCGTTCAGCCGAAGGAACCGCGGGCAAGTTCTCGCCTGGGCCACTTACGACTTTGGCAATTCGGCTTTCGCCACGACAATCCTTGCGGTAATTTTTAACAAGTATTATGCCGGGGTTGTTGCAGGCGGAACAGCAGGGACGAACATACTGGGTGCACAGGTACCCGGTGCAACCGTATTCAGTTTCTTTGTTTCGGCCAGCATGGTTCTCGTTGCCATTCTGGGTCCCGTCCTTTCCGCTTTCTCCGACTTGGGACACCTGAAACGACGCATGTTGCTTCTCCACACATCTCTGGGGGTGATGGCAACAGCGATGCTGGCAACCATTGGTCCGGGCGAATGGCTCATCGGCGGTCTCTGGTTCACCGTTGCACAATACGGTTTTGCAGGTTCGGCGATCTTTTACAATGCGATGCTGCTCGATATCGCCGAGCCTCAGGACTTTGCGAAGGTTTCAAGCATTGGCTGGGCATGGGGCTATCTTGGCGGCGGTTTACTGCTTGCCGTAAACCTTGCCATGCTCCAACATCCGGGTATGCTGGGTTTTGCCGACGGAACCTTCACTGTCCAGCACTGCTTCCTTAGTGCCGCTGTATGGTGGGCGGTTTTCACGATTCCGGTCGCCATTGCCGTGCCTGGAGTCGGAACGGGTCCCAGAGCCGATATCAGACATGCGCTGCAGGCACTGCGTCAGAGCATTCGCCATCTGAATCAGCTTCCCAATTTCACACGGTTCTTCTTCGCCTATTTGCTCTATAACGATGGGATTGAAACGGTAATCGTCATGGCCTCGATTTTCGGGGACCAGGAGTTGGGACTTTCTACCGCTGAGTTGGTGATGTTTTTCCTGATGGTGCAGGGAATCGCTTTCATCGGTTCAATCCTCTTCGGCATAATCGCAAACAAACTTGACAATCGCCGCGCGGTACTGATCGGCGTAGCGGTATGGAGTATCATTGCTCTCTGGGGCTGGCAGCTTGGATGGATGGGCGACGCGCGTCAGGAATATTGGTACCTCGGGATACTTGCGGGGCTGGTGATGGGCGGAACACAAGCTGCCTCGCGCTCATTGCAGGCAGTCTTGATTCCCCCTCGTCAATCGGCGGAGTTCTTCAGTTTTTTCGCAATTTCGGGCAAGTTTGCCAGCGCGGTCGGGCCGGCTATTTTCGGCCTGGCGGTCTGGGTTACAGGAAGCCTTCGCACGGGAATGCTGTCGCTGCTGGTCTTCTTCGTGCTCGGAGCATGGTTGCTCTGGAGTGTCTCTGAGAACAAAGGACGAGCGGAAGCCCTCGCATTCGAACCGGTACGTGAGAATAAGTCGTCATGA
- a CDS encoding inositol monophosphatase, with the protein MNDLDGKYADARKMVARLDERASLALEACLRGSGVLLKYWQALKNHEIREKSKGDLVTSADVESEAEISEFLLREMPEAGIVCEEGTVRHGKGLVWYLDPLDGTTNFVQRFPVFCVSLGLAELRDNQAPELLCGVVLNPVSGELFWGVKGKGSYLGTERLAAAQKERFGEAMIATGFPRRYHDELQSFLKEFAYIFPRCRAIRRAGSAALDLCWTAQGVFDGFWEHRLSAWDIAAGALIVQEAGGICSDFDGGDGFLASGNIIGASRLIQAELLRCIRAARAE; encoded by the coding sequence GTGAACGATTTAGACGGAAAGTATGCAGATGCCCGCAAGATGGTCGCGAGACTGGATGAGCGGGCTTCTCTCGCTCTCGAAGCCTGCCTTCGCGGCAGCGGTGTCTTGCTCAAGTATTGGCAGGCACTCAAGAACCATGAAATCCGGGAAAAGAGTAAGGGAGACCTGGTTACAAGTGCTGACGTCGAATCCGAGGCTGAGATTTCCGAATTTCTATTGCGGGAAATGCCAGAAGCAGGAATTGTATGCGAGGAGGGCACCGTCAGACACGGAAAGGGACTGGTCTGGTATCTTGACCCGCTTGACGGGACAACGAACTTTGTGCAGCGCTTTCCGGTATTCTGCGTAAGTCTTGGACTTGCAGAGCTGCGAGACAATCAAGCTCCGGAGCTGCTTTGCGGTGTTGTGCTAAATCCGGTATCAGGCGAGTTATTCTGGGGTGTGAAGGGAAAGGGCAGCTACCTGGGCACGGAGAGGCTGGCTGCAGCGCAAAAGGAACGGTTTGGAGAGGCGATGATTGCCACCGGATTCCCGCGGCGTTACCACGATGAGTTACAGAGCTTTCTGAAAGAGTTTGCCTATATTTTTCCGCGCTGCAGGGCGATCCGTCGGGCGGGATCGGCAGCGTTGGATTTGTGCTGGACAGCACAGGGTGTTTTTGACGGCTTTTGGGAGCACCGGTTGTCGGCGTGGGATATTGCGGCCGGAGCACTGATTGTTCAAGAGGCGGGGGGGATTTGCAGCGACTTTGACGGCGGCGATGGATTTCTTGCCAGCGGGAACATTATTGGTGCGTCGAGACTGATTCAAGCGGAACTGCTGCGCTGTATCCGTGCCGCACGAGCGGAGTAA